One segment of Paenibacillus sp. FSL R7-0337 DNA contains the following:
- a CDS encoding Gfo/Idh/MocA family oxidoreductase: MAADNAYTIKWGILSTGWIAHQFATDLAHASNGVAYAVGSRSQESADKFAADHGIPVAYATYEELVNDPDVDAIYIGTPHPFHRENALLALRAGKAVLCEKPFTVNSAELEEVVAYAREHKLFLMEAMWSRYIPAQVKVREWLAAGRIGEVRLVKADLGFRADWNPEGRLLNPALGGGALLDVGIYPVSFASMVLGPHPEKVSSTVHIGETGVDEHFSLLLSYGDGVSASLNGGVRLNMHEEAYVYGTEGHIVVKGTLVNPKSAELYMNGELAEMFEDERASIGYAFEAEEVGRCLQAGLTESPVMTLDESLAIMKLLDTVRAQWGLKYPGE; this comes from the coding sequence ATGGCAGCAGATAACGCTTACACGATAAAATGGGGCATTCTCAGCACAGGCTGGATCGCCCATCAATTCGCAACAGATCTGGCCCATGCCAGCAACGGCGTGGCTTATGCAGTCGGCTCGCGCTCGCAGGAAAGCGCGGATAAATTCGCAGCCGATCACGGCATTCCTGTGGCATACGCCACCTACGAAGAGCTGGTGAATGATCCTGATGTGGACGCCATTTATATCGGCACACCGCATCCGTTCCACCGGGAGAACGCGCTGCTGGCGCTGCGTGCAGGTAAGGCTGTGCTGTGCGAGAAGCCTTTTACCGTGAATAGTGCTGAACTGGAGGAAGTAGTGGCCTACGCCCGGGAGCACAAGCTGTTCCTGATGGAGGCGATGTGGAGCCGTTATATCCCGGCGCAGGTGAAGGTGCGGGAGTGGCTCGCAGCCGGGAGAATTGGTGAAGTGCGGCTGGTGAAGGCGGACCTTGGCTTCCGCGCCGACTGGAACCCGGAAGGACGTCTGTTGAATCCGGCCCTTGGCGGCGGAGCGCTGCTGGATGTCGGAATCTATCCAGTCTCCTTCGCCTCGATGGTCCTTGGACCGCATCCTGAGAAGGTCAGCAGCACCGTTCATATCGGAGAGACTGGCGTGGACGAGCACTTCTCGCTGCTGCTGTCCTACGGCGATGGCGTGTCTGCTTCTCTGAACGGGGGCGTGCGCCTGAACATGCATGAGGAAGCTTATGTCTACGGAACGGAAGGGCATATCGTGGTCAAAGGCACGCTGGTCAATCCCAAGTCTGCTGAGCTGTACATGAACGGCGAATTAGCAGAGATGTTCGAAGATGAACGCGCTTCGATTGGCTATGCCTTCGAGGCGGAAGAAGTGGGCCGCTGCCTTCAAGCGGGACTTACTGAGAGTCCGGTAATGACCCTCGATGAATCCTTAGCCATAATGAAGCTGCTGGATACTGTCCGGGCACAATGGGGGCTGAAATACCCCGGCGAATAA